In a genomic window of Oncorhynchus keta strain PuntledgeMale-10-30-2019 chromosome 28, Oket_V2, whole genome shotgun sequence:
- the LOC118361141 gene encoding rab effector MyRIP-like isoform X3, producing the protein MGRKLDLSGLTDNEAEHVLKVVQRDMKLRKKEEDRLRILRTQSLEWYYNNVKSRFKRFGSAKVLKTLYRNHIVERGGILDLPESSVHDGSNDNDGSVCGSDSTFYRQSEGHSMAETLTVALRVAEEAIEEAIANAEEFSDSLEKQNEARYLRDHKEELIEELATTIVQKIIQRRKHSDMQTEYDFVWPQRPSQGQPQGSELSSPSQHPHSTLAQANQAHLKSSYSLWRSRSAFSLTSDDSPEKVTEALMGAGGGVQDYASLKKEAARASSLPSWKSVDRLDNSSASSVLQSPDGNWIALQTSQHSRPSLLAKRKSLVFSVLEKESGVVSAYDEMGSDSDQENDKGGWGAALRQFRQKLSDETYYTDSQHDPEWTYTPVHLPVTSPSSGQYTNTETVNSDSESSSVPSARPRKPFHNVMGRKGPNSDSHLHPQQAQYHHHHQHQNFPSYPLHPEALDVNFNPKVTGDSSEAEDSMQSDQVRRSRRRRKSKREAAGNQAHTQTHTQTLYAQSVQENSFLLNGLLKRGMSEEMAAPDVVPEAMTPEDQDTVAPNSAAPSPRNPMTPDPLSTSSTGPGSGDTLEQELRSKLSQLVGRANSKEVVSSSEDEPIKSPGGRDRESDRPKEKLRQNEREGDRQSERPRDRLRSTSQDRAKRETIESVKEPELKKRERLTERPILREEESVKESRLGRGGKSLEEKVDDREEKRVEKNRLSKRPQGKEVDRKTEKKGEQVEDQNEKTGSTPTSLVITPSVQEGVLCDGQEGQNWLELQQRLQLLSSLLQQKYSAASLCSITTEVLKVLNATEELIGEAGGDSVTPSECMSASESFSSSLETRELDQKLTKMEEKVYLAAGAVYGLEGALGDLEEVARDISSITSDRELAFLEDQVATAATQVQQSELQISDIEVRILSLKTAGLNVTACNRFSKFPKPKPTPQTLDTSRQQRRKLPAPPAKDKESEQQVRALQPY; encoded by the exons AAAGCAGTGTTCACGACGGAAGCAATGACAATGATGGCAGCGTCTGTGGCAGTGACTCAACCTTCTACAGGCAGAGTGAAG GACACAGCATGGCAGAGACCCTCACGGTTGCCCTGCGCGTTGCTGAGGAGGCCATAGAGGAAGCCATCGCCAACGCAGAGGAATTCAGTGACAGCTTG GAGAAGCAGAATGAGGCTCGCTATCTACGGGACCACAAAGAAGAGCTTATAGAGGAACTGGCCACAACCATCGTACAAAAA aTCATCCAGAGGAGGAAGCATTCCGATATGCAGACAGAGTATGACTTTGTGTGGCCCCAGAGACCGAGCCAGGGCCAGCCTCAGGGCAGTGAGCTGTCCTCCCCCAGCCAGCACCCTCACAGCACCCTGGCCCAGGCCAACCAGGCCCACCTCAAGAGCTCCTACTCCCTCTGG AGGTCGCGGTCAGCATTCTCCCTGACCAGTGATGACTCCCCAGAGAAGGTGACTGAGGCACTAATGGGGGCGGGGGGCGGGGTACAGGACTACGCCTCTCTGAAGAAGGAGGCGGCCAGGGCCTCCTCACTGCCCAGCTGGAAGAGTGTGGACCGCCTGGACAACTCCA GTGCGTCTTCGGTGCTGCAGAGCCCTGACGGGAACTGGATTGCGCTGCAGACCTCTCAGCACTCCCGTCCCAGCCTACTGGCCAAGAGAAAGTCGCTGGTGTTCAGCGTCCTGGAGAAAGAGTCTGGCGTGGTCTCGGCCTACGACGAGATGGGCTCTGATTCCGATCAGGAGAACGACAAGGGGGGCTGGGGGGCCGCGCTCCGCCAGTTCCGGCAGAAACTCTCAGACGAGACGTACTACACGGACTCCCAACACGACCCGGAGTGGACGTACACCCCGGTCCACCTCCCAGTCACCTCGCCCTCCTCGGGCCAGTACACCAACACGGAGACCGTCAACtctgactcagagtcctcgtcgGTACCCTCCGCCCGCCCCCGCAAACCCTTCCATAACGTGATGGGAAGAAAAGGCCCTAACTCAGACTCGCATCTTCATCCCCAGCAGGCTCagtaccaccatcatcatcaacaccaGAACTTCCCCTCGTACCCGCTCCACCCGGAGGCGCTGGATGTGAACTTTAACCCCAAGGTGACTGGGGATAGTAGCGAGGCAGAGGACAGCATGCAGAGCGACCAGGTCAGGAGGTCGCGGAGACGCAGGAAGAGCAAGAGGGAAGCGGCAGGGAACCaggcccacacacagacacacacacagaccctctaCGCACAATCTGTACAG GAGAACAGTTTCCTGCTGAACGGCCTGTTGAAGAGGGGCATGAGTGAGGAGATGGCCGCCCCTGATGTGGTGCCCGAGGCCATGACCCCCGAGGACCAGGACACTGTGGCCCCTAACTCTGCGGCCCCTAGCCCCCGTAAccccatgacccctgaccccctaTCCACCAGCAGCACTGGGCCCGGCTCCGGAGACACACTGGAGCAGGAGCTCCGCTCCAAACTGAGCCAGCTGGTTGGACGAGCCAACAGCAAAGAAGTAGTGAGCTCATCCGAGGACGAGCCAATCAAAAGTCCTGGAGGGAGAGACCGAGAAAGTGACAGACCGAAAGAGAAGCTGaggcagaatgagagagaaggagatcgacagagtgagagaccgagagacagactgAGGAGTACAAGTCAGGATAGGGCGAAGAGAGAGACAATCGAGTCAGTGAAAGAGCCGGaactgaaaaagagagagagactaacggAAAGGCCGATattaagagaggaggagagcgtgaaggagagtaggttggggagaggaggaaagagttTGGAAGAGAAAGTAGatgacagagaagagaagagagttgAGAAGAACAGGCTCAGTAAGAGACCACAGGGAAAAGAGGTGGACAGAAAGACTGAGAAAAAGGGGGAACAAGTGGAAGACCAAAATGAAAAGACCGGATCCACGCCCACCTCGCTTGTTATTACCCCATCTGTCCAGGAGGGGGTGCTGTGTGACGGACAG gAGGGACAGAATTGGCTGGAACTACAGCAGAGGCTAcagttgctctcttctctcttacagcag aAGTACTCGGCCGCATCTCTGTGCAGTATCACCACAGAAGTCCTGAAGGTGCTCAACGCTACCGAGGAGCTGATTGGTGAGGCGGGGGGCGATAGCGTCACCCCCTCAGAGTGCATGAGCGCGTCTGAATCCTTCTCCAGCAGCTTAGAGACCAGGGAGCTGGACCAGAAACTCACAAAGATGGAGGAAAAA GTGTACCTGGCTGCGGGGGCGGTGTACGGCCTGGAGGGGGCACTGGGGGACCTGGAGGAAGTGGCCCGGGACATCAGCAGTATCACCTCAGACAGAGAGCTGGCCTTCCTGGAGGACCAGGTGGCCACTGCCGCCACCCAGGTGCAGCAGTCTGAGCTCCAG ATATCAGACATCGAGGTGAGGATATTATCTTTAAAAACGGCTGGACTGAACGTTACCGCCTGCAATCGTTTCTCCAAATTCCCCAAGCCAAAACCTACG CCTCAAACCCTCGACACGTCACGTCAACAGaggagaaagctacctgcccCTCCAGCCAAAG ATAAGGAGTCTGAGCAGCAGGTGAGAGCACTTCAGCCGTACTGA